One segment of Saccharospirillaceae bacterium DNA contains the following:
- a CDS encoding L-threonylcarbamoyladenylate synthase, with the protein MNPWHLEQARRCVEQGGVIAYPTEAVWGLGCDPTNDEAIQRILDIKQRPWQKGMLVVAASLDQLDDYLLPLSGDDFNLVNATWPGPVTWVLPCEESVSPLLRGETRNDQPTLAVRISAHPMVRALCEKAGPLVSTSANPAGREPARSVVQLRQYFKPATIKTFGGKQVVDFILPGNLGGQKQPSEIRTLDGQRLR; encoded by the coding sequence ATGAATCCCTGGCACTTAGAACAAGCGCGCCGCTGCGTCGAGCAGGGCGGTGTCATTGCCTACCCGACCGAGGCAGTTTGGGGCCTAGGCTGTGATCCGACCAATGATGAGGCGATTCAGCGCATTCTCGATATCAAGCAACGACCATGGCAGAAAGGCATGCTGGTGGTTGCTGCGTCATTGGATCAGCTGGATGACTATCTGCTGCCGTTATCCGGCGACGATTTCAACCTGGTGAATGCCACCTGGCCGGGACCGGTAACCTGGGTTCTGCCCTGTGAAGAATCAGTTTCGCCATTATTGAGAGGCGAGACCCGCAATGATCAGCCGACGCTGGCGGTTCGTATCAGCGCTCACCCTATGGTGCGGGCATTGTGTGAAAAAGCCGGGCCTCTGGTATCCACCTCTGCTAATCCTGCCGGGCGCGAGCCCGCCCGCTCGGTGGTGCAGCTGCGGCAATACTTCAAGCCAGCTACGATAAAAACCTTTGGTGGCAAACAAGTGGTCGATTTTATTCTGCCGGGCAATCTTGGCGGTCAGAAACAACCTTCAGAAATTCGCACGCTGGACGGCCAGCGACTGCGATAA
- the hemF gene encoding oxygen-dependent coproporphyrinogen oxidase gives MSHSSTVDVAAVKAYFLDLQDRICAALEAQDGQAQFVEDAWDRDPSDSALALTGGGRTRVIADGAVIEKGGVNFSHVKGPQLPASATASRPELAGRSFQALGVSLVIHPNNPYVPTSHANVRLFIAEKEGEEPVWWMGGGFDLTPFYPYEEDVVHWHQTAKDLCEPFGAEAFPKYKKWCDEYFFLKHRNETRGVGGLFFDDLNEWEGELNFEKSFAFMQAVGDGYIDAYVPIVARRKDEPFGERERKFQLYRRGRYVEFNLVFDRGTIFGLQTGGRTESILMSLPPVAHWDYDWQPEPGSPEARLYEEFLPHKDWV, from the coding sequence ATGAGTCATAGCAGCACTGTGGATGTAGCAGCGGTAAAAGCGTATTTCCTCGATCTGCAGGATCGGATTTGTGCCGCGTTAGAGGCGCAGGATGGTCAGGCACAGTTCGTTGAAGACGCCTGGGACCGCGATCCGAGTGACAGTGCGCTGGCGCTGACCGGGGGCGGCCGAACTCGTGTAATTGCTGATGGTGCGGTGATCGAAAAAGGCGGTGTCAACTTCTCGCACGTGAAAGGCCCACAGCTGCCTGCATCCGCCACTGCCAGTCGCCCGGAATTAGCGGGCCGCAGCTTTCAGGCATTGGGTGTCTCTCTGGTTATTCACCCGAACAATCCCTATGTACCGACGTCACATGCCAATGTGCGGTTATTTATCGCAGAGAAAGAAGGTGAAGAGCCAGTCTGGTGGATGGGCGGTGGTTTCGACCTGACGCCCTTCTATCCTTATGAAGAAGACGTGGTTCACTGGCACCAGACTGCGAAAGATTTGTGTGAACCTTTCGGTGCCGAGGCGTTTCCTAAGTACAAGAAATGGTGTGATGAATACTTCTTTCTGAAGCATCGTAACGAAACCCGCGGTGTCGGTGGCTTGTTCTTCGATGATCTGAACGAATGGGAGGGCGAGCTTAACTTTGAAAAGAGTTTCGCATTTATGCAGGCTGTGGGCGATGGGTACATTGATGCCTATGTCCCGATCGTTGCCAGACGCAAAGACGAGCCTTTTGGTGAACGTGAGCGCAAATTTCAGCTTTATCGCCGTGGCCGTTACGTCGAATTTAACCTGGTGTTTGATCGTGGCACCATATTTGGTCTGCAAACCGGTGGTCGCACTGAATCGATTCTGATGTCGCTGCCTCCGGTTGCGCATTGGGATTACGACTGGCAGCCCGAACCCGGTAGCCCGGAAGCTCGCTTGTACGAAGAGTTTCTGCCTCACAAAGATTGGGTGTAA
- the aroE gene encoding shikimate dehydrogenase: protein MTDLYAVMGNPIGHSKSPQIHTAFAKITDQNMLYSAILVPLDGFDAAVDDFFRRGGKGLNITVPFKEDAWRYADKFSARAQRAEAVNTLQKLEDGTVLADNTDGVGMVRDIMVNQGVVIEGKRVLILGAGGAVRGILQPVLEQKPASITLANRTVSKAEALANDFADLGDITVSGFADASGEFDLIINGTSASLAGELPPVPACCISSDTVSYDMMYGAETTVFNQWALDHGAAKAIDGLGMLVEQAAEAFLLWREVRPATEGVMSAIREDRRR, encoded by the coding sequence ATGACCGATTTGTACGCGGTAATGGGCAATCCGATTGGCCATAGTAAATCGCCCCAGATACATACAGCGTTTGCTAAAATTACCGATCAAAATATGTTGTATTCAGCGATTTTGGTGCCACTGGATGGCTTCGATGCTGCTGTTGATGACTTCTTTCGTCGTGGCGGTAAAGGCCTGAACATTACAGTGCCTTTTAAAGAGGATGCCTGGCGTTACGCCGATAAGTTTTCTGCTCGTGCTCAGCGCGCCGAAGCAGTAAATACCCTGCAGAAGCTTGAGGACGGCACTGTATTGGCCGACAACACCGATGGCGTTGGTATGGTGCGCGACATTATGGTGAATCAGGGCGTTGTTATCGAAGGTAAGCGCGTGTTGATTCTTGGCGCCGGTGGAGCCGTACGCGGTATTCTACAGCCGGTGCTGGAGCAGAAACCTGCCAGCATCACCCTGGCTAATCGCACCGTGAGCAAGGCCGAGGCACTGGCAAACGACTTTGCGGATTTGGGCGACATCACGGTATCTGGTTTTGCTGACGCTTCCGGTGAATTCGATTTGATTATTAACGGTACCTCCGCCAGCCTGGCGGGTGAACTGCCTCCGGTTCCGGCGTGTTGTATTTCCTCTGATACCGTCAGCTACGACATGATGTACGGCGCCGAAACCACGGTATTTAACCAGTGGGCACTGGATCACGGTGCGGCTAAAGCCATTGATGGCTTGGGTATGTTAGTCGAGCAGGCTGCTGAAGCCTTTTTATTATGGCGTGAAGTGCGGCCGGCAACGGAAGGTGTAATGAGTGCTATCCGGGAAGATCGCCGACGCTAG